A portion of the Drosophila sechellia strain sech25 chromosome 2R, ASM438219v1, whole genome shotgun sequence genome contains these proteins:
- the LOC6615731 gene encoding putative gustatory receptor 59f: protein MQSSEKPATAGARLKASPREGPFPFKLQYAERYKELHRTLFWLLLISVSTNTAPITILPCCPNRFYRLVHLSWMILWYGSFILGSYWEFVLVTTQRVSLDRYLYAIESAIYVVHIFSIMLLTWQCRNWAPKLMTNIVRSDLDRAYTIDCGRTKGFIRLQLFLVGIFACLAIFFNIWTQNCVVYRSILSINSYAMPNIISSISFVQYYLLLQGIAWRQRQLTENLERELTHLHSPRISEVQKIRMHHADLIDFTKVVNRTFQYSILLLFVGCFLNFNLVLFLVYQGIENPSMADFAKWVCMLLWLAMHVGKVCSILHFNQSIQNEHSRCLTLLSRVSCARKDLQDTITHFIVQMRTNVRQHVVCGVINLDLKFLTTLLVASADFFIFLLQYDVTYEALSKSVQGNVTRYK, encoded by the exons ATGCAGAGCTCAGAGAAACCAGCAACGGCAGGCGCTAGACTTAAGGCTTCTCCGAGGGAAGG ACCATTTCCATTCAAACTGCAATATGCAGAAAGATACAAAGAACTTCACAGGACTCTATTTTGGTTACTACTCATCTCCGTTTCGACGAATACGGCACCTATAACCATTCTGCCATGCTGTCCCAACAGATTCTATCGATTGGTCCACTTGAGTTGGATGATTCTGTGGTACGGATCGTTCATCCTGGGCTCCTACTGGGAATTCGTGCTCGTCACCACACAGAGGGTGTCCTTGGACCGCTATCTATATGCCATCGAGTCCGCCATCTATGTAGTTCACATATTTTCCATCATGCTCCTCACTTGGCAGTGCAGGAACTGGGCTCCAAAGCTGATGACGAACATCGTTAGATCCGACCTGGATAGAGCCTATACCATAGACTGCGGCAGAACCAAGGGATTTATTAGGCTGCAGCTGTTTCTGGTGGGGATTTTCGCATGTCTAGCGATCTTCTTCAACATCTGGACCCAGAACTGCGTTGTATATAGGTCGATCCTGAGCATCAACAGCTACGCGATGCCCAATATCATAAGTAGCATATCCTTCGTTCAGTACTACCTGCTGCTCCAAGGAATCGCTTGGCGTCAAAGGCAACTAACCGAAAACCTGGAACGGGAACTAACTCATTTACACAGTCCCCGAATATCTGAGGTCCAGAAAATCCGAATGCATCATGCGGATCTGATTGATTTTACCAAGGTGGTGAACCGGACCTTTCAGTACTCCATCCTACTGCTCTTCGTGGGATGTTTCCTGAACTTCAATCTCGTTCTGTTCCTCGTCTATCAGGGCATTGAGAATCCGTCGATGGCTGACTTCGCCAAGTGGGTATGCATGCTCCTCTGGCTGGCCATGCACGTGGGAAAGGTTTGCAGCATCCTGCACTTCAACCAGAGTATCCAGAATGAG CATTCCAGGTGCTTGACCTTATTGAGTAGAGTGTCGTGTGCCAGAAAGGATCTTCAGGATACCATTACCCATTTCATCGTCCAAATGCGGACGAATGTGCGGCAGCATGTGGTGTGTGGAGTCATAAATCTGGACCTCAAATTTTTAACCACT TTGTTGGTGGCCTCTGCTGATTTCTTTATCTTCCTGCTGCAATACGATGTCACCTACGAAGCCTTGTCCAAGTCGGTTCAGGGCAATGTCACTAGATATAAGTAG